The proteins below are encoded in one region of Sedimentibacter sp. zth1:
- a CDS encoding site-2 protease family protein: protein MTDFIIQKLMILPGILIALSFHEFAHAFVAYKLGDESQKFRGRLTLDPLKHIDPIGFILLMFVGFGWAKPVQVDSRSFKKPRRDDTLVALAGPLMNLIIAFVFALILGIISLLIFKGTIVSSQVFDIIITMIQGTVSINLVLMVFNLIPIPPLDGHHVLGNICGPKVWNFYYAHADKLRLFLMLAIILNLTSIVLGPIVSGLYSFIMKIVLMIVNLFV, encoded by the coding sequence ATGACTGATTTTATCATACAAAAATTAATGATTTTGCCAGGTATATTGATAGCATTATCGTTTCATGAGTTTGCTCATGCCTTTGTTGCATATAAGCTTGGAGATGAATCACAAAAATTCAGAGGAAGATTAACACTTGATCCATTAAAGCACATAGATCCTATAGGATTTATTTTATTGATGTTTGTTGGATTTGGTTGGGCAAAGCCTGTTCAAGTTGATTCTCGCTCATTTAAAAAGCCAAGGAGAGATGATACACTTGTTGCGTTAGCCGGTCCATTGATGAATTTAATTATTGCATTTGTTTTTGCGTTAATATTGGGTATAATTTCACTATTAATATTTAAAGGAACTATTGTTTCAAGTCAAGTTTTTGATATTATAATTACAATGATACAAGGAACTGTATCAATTAACCTAGTTCTTATGGTATTTAACTTAATACCAATTCCACCACTAGATGGGCACCATGTATTGGGAAATATATGTGGACCAAAAGTATGGAATTTTTATTATGCACATGCTGATAAATTAAGACTATTTTTAATGTTAGCTATAATACTTAATCTAACAAGTATTGTATTAGGACCAATTGTGAGTGGATTATACTCATTTATAATGAA
- the murF gene encoding UDP-N-acetylmuramoyl-tripeptide--D-alanyl-D-alanine ligase, producing the protein MITKNLETIASMLNVSVLDNKFIDVMVSGICIDSRKVKQGNLFIPIVGANQNGHKYVNNAIENKAVATLWNKDEPNPPTNIGVILVDDTLVAMQQLATTYRSQLKTSIIGVAGSNGKTSTKDILAGMLSTKFKTQKTMGNHNNELGVPITLLNLYDDCEVAVVEMGMEKKGELLFLKDMVKPDHAILTNVGLAHLENFDSLEELAEAKAEIADCINDNGLFIYNGDDKLINNALENKQLNKTLKIKTFGFNDKNNIYYKNIKQSETGITFETDGEVKDSFGINMLGKHQALNAIAAMLAAKEYKLTTTQIKDGLNNIEKTGLRNELLKVNKCTILNDTYKSNPNSVLAALDTFEEIKSPVKVVVLGDMLGLGKKEEELHYEIGSKLSNYTVDELVTYGELGKFIANGAKNIVKNIKSFDDKNLMTNYLSKYLNIDSSMVIKASRSLELDEVVDKLKSL; encoded by the coding sequence ATGATTACAAAAAATTTAGAAACAATAGCTTCTATGCTAAATGTTTCTGTTTTAGATAATAAATTTATTGATGTTATGGTGTCTGGTATTTGTATAGATTCAAGAAAAGTTAAACAAGGAAATTTATTTATACCTATAGTTGGTGCTAATCAAAATGGACATAAATATGTAAATAACGCAATTGAGAACAAAGCAGTTGCTACACTTTGGAATAAGGATGAACCAAATCCTCCAACTAACATCGGAGTAATCTTAGTTGACGATACGCTGGTTGCAATGCAACAACTTGCCACTACATATAGAAGTCAGTTAAAAACAAGTATAATTGGAGTAGCTGGAAGCAACGGCAAGACATCTACAAAAGATATACTCGCCGGCATGCTTTCAACGAAATTTAAAACACAAAAAACAATGGGCAATCACAATAATGAATTGGGTGTTCCAATAACACTTTTAAACTTATATGATGATTGTGAAGTTGCAGTAGTTGAAATGGGTATGGAAAAGAAAGGTGAACTATTATTTTTAAAGGATATGGTAAAGCCTGATCATGCTATATTAACAAATGTAGGCTTAGCTCATTTGGAAAATTTTGATTCTTTAGAAGAGCTAGCTGAAGCGAAGGCTGAAATAGCTGATTGTATAAATGATAATGGATTATTTATTTATAATGGTGATGATAAACTCATAAATAATGCACTTGAAAACAAACAACTAAACAAAACGCTAAAAATTAAAACATTTGGTTTTAATGATAAAAATAATATTTACTATAAAAACATAAAACAAAGCGAAACAGGTATTACTTTTGAAACTGATGGAGAGGTAAAAGATAGTTTTGGTATTAATATGTTAGGTAAACATCAAGCTTTAAATGCAATAGCTGCAATGTTAGCAGCTAAGGAATATAAATTAACAACTACACAAATAAAAGACGGGCTTAATAATATTGAAAAAACAGGCTTAAGAAATGAATTATTAAAAGTAAATAAATGTACAATATTAAATGATACTTATAAATCTAATCCAAATAGCGTATTGGCAGCGTTAGATACCTTTGAAGAAATTAAATCACCAGTGAAAGTTGTTGTTTTAGGTGATATGCTTGGTTTAGGTAAAAAAGAAGAAGAACTACACTATGAAATAGGCTCTAAACTCTCTAATTATACTGTAGATGAATTAGTAACTTATGGTGAGTTAGGAAAGTTTATTGCAAACGGAGCAAAAAACATAGTAAAAAATATAAAATCTTTTGACGATAAAAACTTAATGACTAATTATCTAAGCAAATATTTAAATATTGACAGTTCAATGGTTATTAAAGCATCAAGGAGCTTAGAATTAGACGAAGTTGTAGATAAATTAAAATCTTTATAA
- a CDS encoding D-alanine--D-alanine ligase family protein, with protein sequence MKKTKLAVIFGGKSSEYLISLHSAASAIKNIPNDKFDVTLIGITSEGKWLYFPGSIEEIDNNTWFENPNCCEMILSPDAVLKGFIKLNNDKTFDKVEIDCVFPILHGKHGEDGTIQGLCELYGIPFVGCDMLSSALCMDKEFTHIVCNSKNIKMAPYMAVVNEKNLDLKDTYKKVLENLSLPIFIKPANAGSSYGISKIRNYDEFEKGMNFAFDHDRKVILESTIEGFEIGCAVLGNGEILIGEVDEIEMYKDFFDYNEKYHSTTSKIHCPARISDELKLEAKETAKCIYKALECSGMARIDMFLTPTNEIILNEVNTIPGLTSVSRYPSMVKVGLNMGYTELIIELVNLAMNR encoded by the coding sequence ATGAAAAAAACTAAATTAGCTGTGATTTTTGGTGGTAAATCAAGCGAATACTTGATATCATTACATTCAGCAGCATCAGCAATTAAAAACATTCCAAATGACAAGTTTGATGTAACATTAATAGGTATAACAAGTGAAGGCAAATGGCTATACTTCCCAGGAAGTATTGAAGAAATAGATAACAACACATGGTTTGAAAATCCTAACTGTTGTGAAATGATTTTAAGTCCTGATGCAGTATTAAAAGGATTTATAAAATTAAATAATGATAAAACATTTGATAAAGTTGAAATAGACTGTGTATTTCCTATTTTACACGGTAAACACGGAGAAGATGGAACAATACAAGGTTTATGTGAATTATATGGCATTCCCTTCGTAGGATGCGACATGCTTTCATCAGCTCTTTGTATGGATAAAGAATTTACTCATATAGTTTGTAATAGTAAAAATATAAAAATGGCACCTTACATGGCTGTCGTTAACGAAAAAAACTTAGACTTAAAAGATACATATAAAAAAGTTTTAGAAAACCTATCATTACCTATATTTATAAAACCTGCGAATGCTGGTTCTTCTTATGGAATAAGCAAAATAAGGAACTATGATGAATTTGAAAAAGGTATGAATTTTGCTTTTGATCATGATAGAAAGGTTATTTTAGAATCAACAATAGAAGGCTTCGAAATAGGCTGTGCTGTTCTTGGAAATGGAGAAATTTTAATTGGTGAAGTTGATGAAATTGAAATGTATAAAGATTTCTTTGACTATAATGAAAAATATCACTCAACTACATCAAAAATACATTGTCCTGCTCGTATAAGTGATGAGTTAAAGCTAGAAGCAAAAGAAACCGCAAAATGCATATATAAAGCTTTAGAATGTAGTGGAATGGCCAGAATTGATATGTTCTTAACTCCTACTAATGAAATCATTCTAAACGAAGTTAATACTATACCAGGACTTACTAGTGTAAGTAGATATCCATCTATGGTTAAGGTTGGATTAAATATGGGATATACAGAGTTAATAATAGAGCTTGTTAACTTAGCAATGAATAGATAA
- a CDS encoding helix-turn-helix domain-containing protein → MKNFYILTDAINYIEDNLCNEIIQKNIAKKCFCSLSNLQKVFKYVFNISLKEYITKRRLTYAAKELVETNESILNISLKYQYKSPEVFTRAFSKVWRETPSVYREKWKFTCLFPKLEFNYNGGMVDMPCKKFDITQLYEELKLKKGTYILLFDIKGMDLINNISRELGDKAIIEALRRIDEKSTEQMILFRIGGDEFTLVTGYDNIEKAKELAKSIVSQNEKLIEYKNFQTPLSMRVGCIKLDKTCLKYDELFEKLNESINRDKTLSGF, encoded by the coding sequence TTGAAAAATTTTTATATTCTCACAGATGCTATTAACTACATAGAAGATAATCTTTGTAATGAAATAATACAAAAAAACATAGCCAAAAAATGTTTTTGTTCATTATCAAATTTACAAAAGGTTTTTAAATATGTATTTAATATAAGTTTAAAAGAGTATATAACCAAAAGAAGATTAACATATGCTGCAAAAGAACTTGTTGAAACAAACGAGAGTATTTTGAATATTTCTTTGAAGTATCAATACAAATCACCGGAAGTTTTTACGAGGGCATTTTCTAAAGTATGGAGAGAAACTCCTTCAGTTTATAGAGAAAAGTGGAAATTCACATGTCTTTTTCCTAAGTTAGAGTTTAATTATAATGGAGGTATGGTTGATATGCCATGTAAAAAATTTGATATTACACAGTTGTATGAAGAATTAAAATTAAAAAAGGGCACATATATTTTATTATTTGATATCAAAGGTATGGACTTAATAAATAACATAAGCAGAGAGTTAGGAGATAAAGCTATTATTGAAGCCTTGAGAAGAATAGATGAAAAATCTACAGAACAAATGATTTTGTTCAGAATAGGTGGAGATGAATTCACATTGGTAACAGGTTACGATAATATTGAAAAAGCTAAAGAATTAGCTAAAAGTATAGTTTCTCAAAATGAAAAACTTATAGAATATAAAAATTTTCAAACTCCTTTATCTATGAGAGTAGGATGCATAAAGCTTGATAAAACTTGTTTAAAATACGATGAATTATTTGAAAAATTAAATGAATCAATAAATAGAGATAAAACATTAAGTGGCTTTTAG
- a CDS encoding DUF2804 domain-containing protein encodes MQDDVLQREKLINNNGELTKIGFFKDFNFDYNKDSCKISKSKLKEEDLYVVYNHFYAFIISVSNISKTGIDSVALIDLANPWIRKIELKRTNSKNEVQMPLSPNEGDINVKEKNYTIIIKNTGNSRRILCHLDDFHNDKPIDADISVIEEPSEFVVTTETVKNNEKLFVIKNNINCMKAHGIVRFQNKEYILKPDNSCATLHWSRGVNYSNNNYYNFTASGYIDGKLFGFNIGCDIKNNDKDIENAIFYDGYIHKLSKVELILKKKHIKSNMNNSWILNNEEKTVNLVFKPNIDCFDEDRLLNKHMVFGTFNGEIIMNDGTILNIQEFTGFVLKHNK; translated from the coding sequence ATGCAGGATGACGTATTGCAAAGGGAAAAACTTATCAATAATAATGGTGAATTAACTAAAATTGGCTTTTTTAAAGACTTTAATTTTGACTACAACAAGGATAGCTGTAAAATAAGTAAGTCTAAATTAAAGGAAGAAGATTTATATGTGGTATATAATCACTTCTATGCCTTTATAATATCAGTTTCTAATATTTCAAAAACGGGTATAGATTCAGTTGCATTAATAGATTTAGCGAATCCATGGATAAGGAAGATTGAATTAAAAAGGACAAACTCTAAAAATGAAGTTCAAATGCCATTATCTCCAAATGAAGGTGACATAAACGTCAAAGAAAAAAATTATACAATAATTATAAAAAACACAGGAAATTCTAGAAGAATATTATGCCACTTAGATGATTTTCATAATGATAAACCAATAGATGCAGATATATCGGTTATTGAAGAACCAAGTGAATTTGTAGTAACAACAGAAACAGTGAAAAATAATGAAAAACTCTTTGTGATAAAAAACAATATTAATTGTATGAAGGCCCATGGCATAGTAAGATTTCAAAATAAAGAATACATACTTAAACCAGATAATTCTTGTGCTACTTTGCATTGGAGCAGAGGTGTAAATTATTCAAATAATAATTATTACAATTTTACTGCATCAGGATATATAGATGGAAAGTTATTTGGTTTTAATATAGGTTGTGATATTAAGAATAATGATAAAGATATAGAAAATGCAATTTTTTATGATGGATATATACACAAGCTATCAAAAGTAGAATTAATTTTAAAAAAGAAACATATAAAAAGTAATATGAATAATTCTTGGATATTAAATAATGAAGAAAAAACAGTAAACTTAGTTTTTAAACCAAACATTGATTGTTTTGATGAAGATAGGTTATTAAATAAACACATGGTATTTGGAACATTTAATGGCGAAATTATAATGAATGATGGTACTATTTTAAACATACAAGAATTTACCGGATTTGTATTAAAGCATAATAAATAA